In candidate division KSB1 bacterium, the following are encoded in one genomic region:
- a CDS encoding TonB-dependent receptor, translating to MELNYTIFLNKNEFEIPAPLLPAFVPLASGAKRKDKRLDQALSLKLGSLSEENKLLNASLFFSTIQEQSIADSVAFNPRNMTFGTRIQQQIIAGNHLFGFGGEFKTDDLSSPRLGDHTDKFGRVFIQDDFLLADKWRLGLQLNLERKNDYPIGFNPAAFLYYEPTEINKIWMGVRRARRYPSFVERFWPTSGFRGEPELSAERSSIFELGFSLNRDDVQVHAAAFVQQVDSWIGNALLKNLDDFGPVDLGKRTVLGHDFKFIWKYFKGGEFGFVSSYLTVTEPGPSKRLQMPEISIYSYLDLGGHMFENYVYVNIRFIGRVFGERSGLIYENNSFLPSTVNLPEAVVFDSQISFQFSDARLSISMENLFDKKYQLVPGFFMPPKTFRFGIVWEFWD from the coding sequence ATGGAATTAAACTATACCATTTTTTTAAACAAAAATGAGTTTGAAATTCCGGCGCCTTTACTACCAGCTTTTGTGCCTTTAGCATCTGGTGCCAAACGAAAAGACAAGCGTTTGGATCAGGCCCTGTCTTTAAAACTGGGAAGTCTTTCCGAAGAAAATAAACTGCTTAATGCCAGTTTGTTTTTTTCAACTATTCAGGAACAGTCGATTGCAGACTCGGTTGCATTTAATCCCAGAAACATGACTTTCGGCACAAGAATTCAACAGCAAATAATTGCAGGTAATCATCTTTTTGGTTTCGGAGGAGAATTTAAAACAGATGACCTCTCCAGTCCTCGATTAGGAGATCACACTGATAAGTTTGGACGGGTCTTTATTCAGGATGATTTTCTTTTGGCCGATAAATGGCGCCTGGGATTACAACTGAACTTAGAGAGGAAAAACGATTATCCAATTGGGTTTAACCCTGCTGCGTTTCTCTATTATGAACCTACAGAAATCAACAAAATTTGGATGGGTGTCCGGAGGGCGCGGCGTTACCCAAGCTTTGTGGAACGCTTCTGGCCAACCTCGGGTTTTCGTGGAGAACCCGAACTCTCGGCTGAAAGAAGTTCGATTTTTGAATTAGGTTTTAGTTTAAATCGCGACGATGTTCAAGTACATGCAGCTGCTTTTGTGCAGCAAGTTGACAGCTGGATAGGAAACGCTTTACTAAAAAATCTCGACGACTTCGGGCCGGTCGATTTAGGTAAACGAACTGTCTTAGGTCACGACTTTAAATTTATCTGGAAATATTTTAAGGGAGGCGAGTTTGGATTTGTTAGCTCTTACTTAACCGTTACCGAACCGGGACCCTCAAAAAGATTGCAGATGCCGGAGATTTCCATTTACAGCTATTTGGACTTAGGCGGTCATATGTTTGAAAATTATGTTTATGTAAATATTAGATTCATTGGCAGAGTTTTTGGAGAAAGATCCGGATTGATTTATGAAAACAACTCATTTTTGCCTTCGACGGTGAATTTGCCCGAGGCTGTAGTTTTCGACAGTCAAATTTCTTTTCAATTCTCAGATGCCCGTTTGTCGATTTCAATGGAGAATCTTTTCGATAAAAAATATCAACTGGTGCCAGGGTTTTTTATGCCGCCTAAAACGTTCCGGTTTGGAATTGTCTGGGAGTTTTGGGATTGA
- a CDS encoding sigma-54-dependent Fis family transcriptional regulator: MSKGNILIVEDNEDLGLTLADVLRKESNKVSIALTGEHALSVLQKEIINLVLLDIKLPDINGIELLQKIKEKDPDILVIMITALTDAKPAIDAMKMGAYDYLMKPFELDELKIDVAKALETQDLKREVTRLKSQRKEAFPDNELFGETEPIRELKKLIHIVASTPKTSVLIQGESGTGKELVANAIHNWSQRKDKPLVKINCSAIPETLLESELFGHERGSFTDAKTLKKGIFEMANNGTIFLDEISSMQMSIQPKLLRVLETQSFRRIGGTSDIQIDVRIIAATNRNLEDCIEKQIFREDLYYRLKVMVINIPPLRERQEDVIPLAMLFIERNNKEIVKEIKGISPETQERMLKYNWPGNVRELKNVIERAVILCGEDKLQLDHLPELRDGVSRLGPSKEFSSFSSDDDSLEAMEKQHIFRMLEKYNGNKSQTARNLSISRSTLREKMKNYGIA, translated from the coding sequence ATGTCTAAGGGAAACATACTAATAGTCGAAGATAACGAAGATTTAGGCCTAACTCTGGCTGACGTTTTGAGAAAAGAAAGCAACAAAGTCAGCATTGCCTTAACCGGCGAGCATGCTTTGTCTGTCCTTCAAAAAGAGATAATCAACTTGGTTCTTTTGGATATTAAACTTCCCGACATTAATGGTATAGAGCTGCTTCAAAAAATTAAAGAGAAGGACCCGGATATTCTGGTAATTATGATAACTGCACTAACCGACGCTAAACCCGCGATAGACGCCATGAAAATGGGCGCCTATGATTATTTGATGAAGCCGTTTGAATTGGATGAGCTTAAGATCGATGTGGCAAAAGCTCTGGAGACTCAGGATCTCAAAAGAGAGGTGACCCGACTCAAGAGCCAGCGCAAAGAGGCATTTCCAGACAATGAGCTTTTTGGAGAAACGGAACCGATACGCGAACTCAAGAAGCTGATTCATATCGTCGCATCAACACCGAAGACCTCTGTTTTGATTCAAGGTGAAAGCGGCACGGGAAAAGAGCTGGTTGCAAATGCTATTCATAACTGGAGCCAGCGTAAAGATAAGCCGCTGGTTAAAATCAATTGCAGCGCGATTCCGGAAACTCTTCTGGAGAGCGAGCTGTTTGGTCATGAAAGGGGTTCGTTTACTGATGCCAAAACTCTCAAAAAAGGCATCTTTGAAATGGCCAACAACGGCACGATTTTTTTAGATGAAATTTCCAGCATGCAGATGTCCATTCAACCGAAACTTTTGCGCGTACTCGAAACCCAGTCTTTTCGGAGAATCGGCGGGACTTCAGACATCCAGATCGACGTGAGAATAATTGCCGCCACAAATAGAAATCTTGAAGATTGCATTGAGAAGCAGATTTTCAGGGAAGATTTATATTACCGACTGAAAGTGATGGTCATAAACATTCCACCGTTGCGGGAAAGGCAGGAGGATGTCATTCCGTTAGCTATGTTGTTTATTGAGCGAAACAACAAAGAAATTGTCAAAGAGATAAAAGGCATCTCTCCCGAAACTCAGGAGCGCATGCTGAAATACAACTGGCCAGGCAATGTTCGGGAACTTAAAAATGTGATCGAAAGAGCGGTTATTTTATGTGGCGAGGATAAACTCCAGTTAGACCATCTGCCGGAACTGCGAGATGGCGTTTCGAGACTAGGACCTTCCAAGGAATTTTCTTCCTTTTCAAGCGACGACGACTCCTTAGAAGCAATGGAGAAACAGCATATTTTTAGAATGCTGGAAAAATATAACGGCAACAAGTCTCAAACTGCCCGAAACCTGAGCATCTCTCGTTCAACTCTTCGCGAGAAAATGAAAAACTACGGCATCGCTTGA
- a CDS encoding diguanylate cyclase: MPSSRILVVDDVPVNIQLLVTYLAAEGYDVVSAKDGHDAMKAVKEHQPDLILLDVMMPKMNGFKVCEVIKSDDATKFIPVILVTALNELEDKVKGMNSGADDFLAKPFNKLELLVRVRSLLRIKHLHDELQEKVIELQRTKEELRQLAITDGLTGLYNYRYFKEQLLQELKRAQRHSLNISVVMIDIDHFKQYNDKNGHPAGDVVLKDIARLLRDNIRNIDLAARYGGEEFSLILIETDKPSAKIVSEKIRKLVEDYGFAYESSQPDGKLTISTGVATFPEDGEDFDTLVSKADQRLYRAKEAGRNLIFVDS; the protein is encoded by the coding sequence ATGCCTAGCAGCAGGATACTGGTTGTCGATGATGTCCCGGTAAATATTCAATTACTCGTTACCTATCTTGCTGCTGAAGGCTATGATGTCGTTTCGGCCAAAGATGGGCACGATGCGATGAAAGCGGTTAAGGAGCATCAGCCGGATTTGATTTTACTCGATGTTATGATGCCCAAAATGAATGGCTTTAAAGTCTGCGAAGTAATTAAATCTGATGACGCTACTAAATTTATTCCGGTGATTCTGGTGACGGCGCTTAACGAATTGGAAGATAAAGTTAAAGGCATGAATTCCGGAGCTGATGACTTTTTGGCCAAACCGTTTAACAAATTAGAACTGCTTGTTAGAGTCCGTTCGCTATTGCGGATTAAGCATTTGCACGACGAGCTTCAGGAAAAAGTTATTGAGCTGCAAAGAACAAAAGAAGAATTGCGTCAGCTTGCTATTACAGATGGATTGACCGGTTTATATAATTATCGTTACTTCAAAGAGCAGTTGCTGCAGGAGTTAAAACGGGCGCAACGGCACAGTTTGAACATATCCGTTGTGATGATCGACATTGATCACTTTAAACAATATAATGATAAAAATGGCCACCCTGCCGGCGACGTTGTCCTGAAAGACATTGCGCGATTACTTAGAGACAATATTCGAAATATTGACCTGGCAGCAAGGTATGGCGGTGAAGAATTTTCCCTCATTCTCATTGAAACTGATAAACCGTCGGCAAAAATTGTATCTGAAAAAATAAGAAAGCTTGTCGAAGACTATGGTTTTGCTTATGAAAGTTCTCAGCCGGACGGTAAGCTGACCATAAGTACCGGTGTTGCAACATTCCCGGAAGACGGCGAAGATTTCGATACTTTGGTCAGTAAAGCAGATCAACGATTATATCGTGCCAAAGAGGCGGGCAGGAACCTTATTTTTGTAGATTCATAG
- a CDS encoding HAMP domain-containing protein, producing the protein MKFPFIKRPSIFKKLFLLTFLVAAVPIGLSWIYFIYVGTGLDSQVDLPFVYYGLFMLTLCLAVIGAYYFSRQISRPITQFKNSALEIARGNFDHKISIDSDDEIGKLAKIFDYMTEEFRKQHIQGSLSQKKQIETILQEIGDGVIVTDANNKILRINSVAIKWFNLDENSEKKPLRDLIEDETLVKCIDEIGRNSKKKSATIEITTLPLGETKPIILQALASRIEDDEGVGAEMNNTEGLIGVATIFRDITREKEIDRLKTELVSLVAHELRSPLTCISGFSELLLDETITRDQSEEYASIILKESNRLSELINKFLDISKIEAGKSQIRKTPVDIKMLVEKVLDFNSQLADRKKISVTLEVPSEVTTIYIDRDMMEQAILNVYSNAIKYSAEKAHVTVRITESEEEIQIGIEDTGFGISEESLPHIFDKFYRITDDEKVRDIAGSGLGLSLVKEIVEIHGGLIRVKSKLGQGSTFTVILPKNKQMTEEENIAEQMAG; encoded by the coding sequence ATGAAATTTCCATTTATAAAAAGACCTTCAATTTTTAAGAAGTTATTTCTTTTAACATTTCTTGTTGCTGCAGTTCCAATTGGATTGTCCTGGATTTATTTTATCTACGTGGGCACCGGCCTGGACAGCCAGGTTGATTTGCCCTTTGTCTATTACGGACTATTTATGTTGACTCTGTGTTTGGCTGTCATTGGCGCTTATTACTTTAGCAGGCAAATCAGCCGTCCTATTACTCAGTTCAAAAATAGCGCCCTTGAAATTGCTCGCGGTAATTTCGACCATAAAATTTCAATAGATTCTGATGACGAAATAGGCAAACTGGCCAAAATTTTTGATTATATGACCGAGGAATTTCGCAAGCAGCATATTCAGGGAAGTCTGTCTCAGAAAAAGCAAATTGAGACGATTCTTCAGGAAATCGGGGATGGCGTTATTGTTACGGATGCGAATAATAAGATCCTGCGAATCAATTCAGTTGCAATTAAGTGGTTTAATTTGGATGAAAATAGCGAAAAAAAACCTCTTCGGGATTTAATTGAAGACGAAACATTGGTTAAATGTATAGATGAAATTGGCAGAAATAGCAAAAAGAAAAGTGCAACCATCGAGATAACTACGTTACCGCTGGGTGAAACTAAACCCATAATTCTGCAAGCGTTGGCTTCCCGAATTGAAGACGACGAGGGCGTCGGAGCAGAAATGAATAACACGGAAGGGCTGATTGGTGTGGCGACGATTTTTCGGGATATTACCCGGGAAAAAGAAATAGATCGTTTAAAGACCGAATTGGTCTCTCTGGTTGCACATGAGCTCAGATCCCCGCTCACTTGTATTTCCGGCTTTAGTGAATTGCTCCTGGATGAAACCATCACCCGCGATCAATCCGAGGAATATGCTTCCATTATCCTTAAGGAATCAAATCGTTTAAGTGAGCTGATAAACAAGTTTCTGGATATTTCAAAAATTGAGGCTGGAAAAAGCCAGATTAGAAAAACTCCCGTCGATATAAAGATGCTGGTTGAAAAAGTACTGGATTTTAATTCTCAATTGGCTGACAGAAAGAAAATTAGTGTTACTTTAGAAGTGCCGTCGGAGGTCACGACGATTTACATCGATCGGGATATGATGGAACAAGCAATTTTGAATGTATATTCAAATGCAATTAAATACAGCGCTGAAAAAGCCCACGTGACCGTACGGATCACTGAAAGTGAAGAGGAAATCCAAATCGGTATTGAAGATACGGGATTTGGTATTTCGGAGGAGTCGCTCCCACATATTTTTGACAAATTTTATAGAATCACTGATGACGAAAAAGTTCGAGATATCGCTGGCTCCGGATTAGGACTTTCATTAGTTAAGGAAATTGTAGAAATACACGGGGGTCTAATTAGGGTTAAGAGCAAGCTGGGTCAGGGGTCAACATTTACCGTCATTCTTCCCAAAAACAAACAAATGACAGAAGAGGAAAATATTGCTGAGCAGATGGCTGGTTAA
- a CDS encoding ParA family protein yields the protein MGEVIAISSQKGGVGKTTTAVNLGASLAHLGHRVLLIDMDPQGSVSASFGHNRYDIVAGIIDIFIEEVPVSKAIHATGQDNFDFIPTNLWADESEKRKLIGIAPKIQLKKVLEPIKEDYDFILIDCPPSVGNLTFNALTAADSIIIPIQCEYYALKALGRFLKLTRIIKNELNPNLRYRGFLLTMVDIRNKLTNIVIEKIRCTLQGLVFDTMIPRNIRLAEVPYRGGAVITFDKSCKGAQSYLDLANEVLDHKVRTVVTAEESEKINVVEGV from the coding sequence ATGGGAGAGGTTATCGCCATTTCCAGCCAGAAAGGTGGTGTTGGCAAAACGACAACAGCAGTAAATTTAGGCGCAAGTCTGGCCCATCTGGGGCATCGTGTCTTATTGATCGATATGGATCCCCAGGGAAGTGTTTCGGCAAGTTTCGGTCACAATCGTTATGATATCGTTGCCGGAATTATAGACATTTTTATTGAAGAGGTTCCAGTTTCAAAAGCAATTCATGCGACCGGGCAAGATAATTTTGATTTTATCCCCACAAATTTATGGGCAGATGAAAGCGAAAAAAGAAAGTTAATTGGAATTGCTCCGAAAATACAATTAAAAAAGGTTTTGGAACCCATTAAAGAAGACTACGATTTTATTCTGATTGATTGTCCGCCGTCTGTCGGAAATTTGACTTTTAATGCCCTGACAGCGGCCGACTCGATAATTATTCCAATCCAGTGCGAATACTACGCTCTCAAAGCTCTGGGACGCTTCCTGAAGCTCACCAGAATTATTAAAAATGAGTTGAATCCAAATTTAAGATACCGCGGTTTTTTGTTGACTATGGTGGATATACGAAATAAGCTCACTAATATAGTAATCGAAAAAATCCGGTGTACATTGCAGGGATTGGTTTTTGACACCATGATTCCAAGAAACATTAGGTTGGCCGAAGTTCCTTACCGCGGCGGTGCTGTGATAACCTTTGACAAAAGCTGCAAGGGTGCACAAAGCTATTTAGATTTAGCGAACGAGGTCCTCGACCACAAAGTAAGAACCGTGGTAACCGCTGAAGAGTCTGAGAAAATAAACGTTGTAGAGGGAGTCTAA
- a CDS encoding PAS domain S-box protein has product MDNNKKIILLVDDDPDMLEIGGIIVKRAGYGCIPAMSGEEGLASLIQNKPDLVILDYMMPNMNGFEFFQQLRQNSKYKIVRDTPVILLTAASEKETERQKLFELGLSNFLLKPFGNRELLNIIDNVLIQHELRLKNKELQEQVKRIEYKYQDLIENASDLIFTLDVQAKFVFINRRMATICKQHREDWIDKSFFDIIVVEDREEAAAKVKKTIEGRSRIFEVRIKSEKGKYIYLSININPIFEKGEIVGCVGIARDITEKKQLGQEIVELKNFNESIIQSISSGLITVDLHHKITSFNHSAEEVLGYPEIEVIGKPLNEVFAKEDCEKLLSNMDEPDRELLNREMPLTAKDGNRVYIGFTVTPRIDTQNRRVGSIISFKDITQIKQMQVEVQRMDRLASMGVLASGIAHEIRNPLAGIKTIAQTLEEDIEPDDSRREYVSRIVRQVNRMDDLLKTIFSYAKPRQPKRNLHRFQEIVQEVVALLENRMRAQSVKYIEAYHSDLPLVHVDFHQLEQVFVNLFLNALDAMPKGGELKLEAYPKITTLCRVDRRGRSFSVQNKSSLYTEVSITDTGEGIDSSNLNSIFNPFFTTKPQGSGLGLSIVYRIMSEHQGDIQVGTTTNNGTTFKLLLPTEG; this is encoded by the coding sequence ATGGATAATAACAAAAAGATAATTCTACTTGTGGATGATGATCCTGATATGCTTGAAATTGGCGGCATTATTGTTAAGCGAGCCGGATATGGGTGCATCCCCGCTATGTCCGGAGAAGAGGGATTGGCCTCTCTAATCCAAAACAAGCCGGATCTGGTCATACTGGATTATATGATGCCTAACATGAATGGGTTTGAGTTTTTCCAGCAACTCAGGCAAAATTCAAAATACAAAATTGTGCGGGATACGCCAGTTATTCTATTAACGGCTGCTTCTGAGAAAGAGACAGAACGACAGAAGTTGTTCGAGTTAGGATTAAGCAATTTCCTATTGAAACCTTTTGGCAATCGCGAGTTGTTAAATATTATCGATAATGTCTTAATTCAACATGAGCTACGTTTAAAAAATAAGGAGTTGCAAGAGCAGGTTAAGCGCATAGAATACAAATACCAGGACTTGATTGAGAATGCTAGTGATTTAATCTTCACCTTAGATGTGCAGGCGAAGTTTGTTTTCATCAACAGACGCATGGCCACAATTTGTAAACAACATAGAGAAGATTGGATCGACAAGAGTTTTTTTGATATTATTGTTGTCGAGGATCGGGAAGAGGCCGCAGCGAAAGTAAAGAAAACCATAGAAGGTCGGTCAAGAATTTTTGAAGTTCGGATTAAAAGCGAAAAGGGCAAATATATTTACCTTTCCATTAACATAAATCCAATATTCGAAAAGGGAGAAATTGTAGGATGTGTCGGTATTGCTCGGGATATCACCGAAAAGAAACAGCTAGGCCAGGAAATTGTTGAATTAAAAAATTTCAATGAGAGCATAATACAAAGTATAAGTTCAGGTTTAATTACAGTTGATCTGCATCATAAGATAACCTCTTTTAACCACAGTGCTGAAGAAGTGTTGGGATATCCGGAAATTGAGGTCATTGGCAAACCCTTAAATGAAGTTTTTGCAAAGGAAGATTGCGAAAAATTACTGTCAAACATGGATGAGCCGGATAGAGAGCTTTTGAACCGTGAGATGCCGCTGACTGCCAAAGACGGCAATCGGGTTTATATCGGTTTTACCGTTACGCCAAGAATCGACACGCAAAATCGGCGGGTTGGCTCGATAATTTCTTTTAAGGACATTACGCAAATAAAACAGATGCAGGTCGAAGTTCAGAGGATGGATAGGTTGGCATCTATGGGGGTTCTGGCTTCAGGAATTGCCCATGAAATCAGAAACCCTCTCGCCGGTATCAAAACTATCGCCCAAACATTAGAGGAAGATATCGAGCCCGATGATTCCCGTCGTGAATATGTCTCCCGTATTGTTCGGCAAGTCAACCGGATGGATGATTTACTTAAGACAATCTTTTCTTATGCAAAACCCCGCCAGCCAAAAAGAAATTTGCACCGGTTCCAGGAAATAGTACAGGAAGTTGTTGCTTTATTGGAGAATCGAATGCGGGCACAATCTGTTAAATACATTGAAGCCTATCATTCTGATTTGCCCTTGGTTCATGTTGATTTTCATCAATTAGAACAGGTATTTGTAAATTTGTTTCTAAATGCCTTAGATGCCATGCCCAAAGGGGGCGAGTTAAAGCTCGAGGCCTATCCAAAAATAACGACGCTATGCCGTGTCGATCGGCGTGGGCGTTCTTTCTCGGTTCAAAACAAGAGCTCTCTGTACACCGAGGTCAGCATAACCGATACCGGAGAGGGAATTGATTCGAGTAACCTGAATTCGATTTTCAATCCATTTTTCACCACCAAACCTCAGGGCTCTGGTTTGGGGTTGTCAATTGTTTATAGAATTATGTCGGAACATCAAGGAGATATCCAGGTAGGCACCACCACAAATAACGGTACGACATTTAAGCTCCTGTTACCTACGGAGGGATAA
- a CDS encoding TonB-dependent receptor, with product MFHRWIIFVCFSFVLLLPARIFPQTGKLSGYVLDHYSGKALPGTNIVIKEKNIGVAVDNNGFFILNQVPVGKNVVEISRIGFGSITQEIEIGNGQTAILNFRLKAEVVRFSEVLVTATRENALQNEVAVATEVISRLELQESHSQNIGEVLEFATGVFVKNYGHIGALKTASIRGASENQILILLDGQRLNLAQGTAPDLSDIPLQAIERVEIIRGGNSALYGTDAVGGVVNLITRSNTESKPLSGQVTTTAGSFGTRVLEANFGQKLNKFDYFLAHTYISSDGDFSIEDSQGSSVKRTNNELTLNDTFFKVRYTPNSASQISGFVQIHDADRGAPGPTSFPSETAIQKDKSWKYNLFYRQQFAARLGLKAQTYFYKFKQNFDDPNPAFPFSSEHKNDVLGFNFQSNWRASNSNEITGGYEFRQDKINSTDVALQKRSNHSVFLQDQIRSSLKQNFEITLVPALRWDKFSDLDEQISPKMGFSLRYLAGFQLNLRGNWGKSFRAPSFNDLYWPAGPFAVGNPDLKPEKGIGYDLGFLLNLKRTGYWAFEVNYFNSNLENLIIWGPDANFVFSPENVQEASIKGFESRLSYSDPNDIAHLNLDYTYLDAEDAVNNNQLIYRPKHQLKAELIVSIKQIRVKGGFRFLGKRFTNADNSSLLDSHSLVDIGAAWNQPFNVGNFKIKIAMRNIFDKQIKVIDGFPAPGRELRSSVGFTF from the coding sequence ATGTTTCATCGTTGGATTATTTTTGTTTGTTTTTCATTTGTTCTGCTATTACCCGCCCGTATTTTTCCCCAAACAGGTAAACTAAGCGGTTACGTTCTTGATCATTATTCAGGAAAAGCGTTGCCCGGTACCAATATCGTTATAAAGGAAAAAAATATCGGAGTTGCAGTGGATAATAATGGGTTTTTCATTCTAAACCAAGTTCCTGTCGGTAAAAATGTTGTGGAAATTAGCCGCATCGGATTTGGCTCGATTACTCAAGAAATTGAGATAGGAAATGGTCAAACAGCTATCCTGAATTTCCGCTTAAAGGCAGAAGTGGTTAGATTTAGTGAAGTGTTAGTCACAGCGACTCGGGAAAATGCGTTGCAGAATGAAGTAGCGGTCGCTACCGAAGTTATTTCACGTTTAGAACTTCAAGAGAGCCATTCTCAAAATATCGGGGAGGTTCTTGAGTTTGCAACCGGCGTTTTTGTTAAGAATTACGGTCACATCGGTGCACTAAAAACTGCCTCGATTCGCGGAGCCAGCGAAAATCAGATCCTCATTCTTCTCGATGGACAGCGCTTGAATCTGGCCCAGGGCACTGCTCCGGATTTAAGTGATATTCCATTGCAAGCCATTGAGCGTGTCGAAATCATTCGTGGTGGCAATTCCGCTCTTTATGGCACGGATGCGGTTGGCGGCGTTGTTAATTTGATCACTCGTTCAAACACGGAAAGCAAGCCGTTATCGGGTCAAGTTACAACGACTGCAGGATCTTTTGGGACACGGGTACTTGAAGCAAATTTCGGCCAGAAATTGAATAAGTTTGACTATTTTTTGGCTCATACTTACATCAGCAGCGATGGAGATTTCAGCATTGAAGATTCGCAAGGCAGCTCAGTAAAAAGAACGAACAACGAACTGACTTTGAATGATACGTTTTTTAAAGTTAGATATACCCCAAATTCTGCCAGTCAAATCAGTGGGTTCGTTCAGATTCATGATGCCGACCGAGGCGCACCAGGCCCAACAAGTTTTCCGTCCGAGACAGCTATCCAAAAAGATAAATCGTGGAAGTACAATTTATTCTACCGGCAACAATTTGCTGCAAGGCTTGGCCTAAAAGCCCAAACCTATTTCTATAAATTCAAACAAAATTTTGACGATCCGAATCCAGCTTTTCCTTTCTCAAGTGAACATAAAAATGATGTCTTAGGATTTAATTTTCAATCAAATTGGCGAGCATCAAATTCAAACGAGATCACGGGAGGTTATGAATTTCGGCAAGACAAAATTAACAGTACAGATGTTGCTTTGCAAAAGCGCAGTAACCACAGTGTTTTTTTACAGGATCAAATTCGGTCTTCATTAAAACAAAATTTCGAAATTACTCTCGTGCCTGCACTGAGGTGGGATAAATTTTCTGATCTCGATGAGCAGATCAGTCCCAAGATGGGATTCTCACTTAGATACCTAGCCGGGTTTCAGTTGAATCTTAGAGGCAATTGGGGAAAGTCTTTCCGTGCGCCTTCTTTTAACGATCTTTACTGGCCTGCTGGTCCTTTTGCCGTAGGTAATCCCGATTTAAAACCTGAAAAAGGAATCGGTTATGATTTAGGGTTCCTGCTAAATTTAAAAAGAACCGGGTATTGGGCTTTTGAAGTAAACTATTTCAATTCGAACTTGGAGAATTTAATTATCTGGGGGCCGGATGCGAACTTTGTATTTAGTCCGGAAAACGTGCAAGAGGCGAGCATCAAGGGGTTTGAATCGAGACTAAGCTACAGTGATCCAAATGATATCGCCCATCTGAATTTAGATTATACTTATCTCGATGCCGAGGATGCGGTGAACAATAATCAGTTGATTTATCGACCCAAGCATCAACTAAAGGCTGAATTGATTGTGAGTATCAAGCAAATTCGAGTGAAAGGTGGGTTTAGATTCCTGGGGAAAAGATTTACTAACGCCGATAACTCAAGCTTGCTAGACTCGCATAGTTTAGTTGATATTGGAGCCGCTTGGAATCAACCTTTTAATGTTGGTAATTTCAAGATTAAGATAGCAATGCGGAACATCTTTGATAAACAAATAAAAGTTATTGACGGTTTTCCTGCACCCGGACGTGAACTGCGATCCAGTGTGGGTTTTACATTCTAA
- a CDS encoding cobalamin-binding protein — protein sequence MKIVSLLPSATEIVYALGLGEQLLAVTHECDYPSGATEKPVITSSVLEHSHSSSLQIHKGITGLVHEGKSIYHLNEKLLAEIKPDLILTQELCDVCAVSYNIVFEAAKILEGEEEIISLEPHFFRDILSNILLVGEKTGKNQQAKQLIESFEQRIAFVEDKTSKLTAPRKVYCMEWIDPPFAAGHWISEMVSIAGGREELAVKGKPSVQIEWQDVVDYAPEILVFMPCGFGLEKSIAEAKQVQSWPGWSDLPAVQKDQVYAVDGSSFFNRPGPRLVDGLEILAQILNPEIFSSISQQQNYQKIPFA from the coding sequence ATGAAAATCGTTTCGCTCTTACCCAGTGCAACCGAAATTGTTTATGCGCTTGGCTTAGGTGAGCAGCTTTTGGCGGTCACACACGAATGTGACTATCCGTCTGGAGCCACCGAGAAGCCGGTAATTACTTCAAGTGTTTTAGAGCATTCGCATAGTTCGAGTCTACAAATACACAAAGGCATTACCGGCTTGGTTCATGAAGGAAAAAGCATTTACCATTTGAATGAAAAACTGCTTGCTGAAATTAAACCGGATTTGATTTTGACACAAGAACTATGTGATGTTTGTGCAGTTTCTTATAACATTGTCTTTGAGGCAGCAAAAATTTTGGAGGGCGAGGAGGAAATTATTTCTCTGGAACCGCATTTTTTTCGAGATATTTTGTCAAACATTTTGCTGGTTGGAGAAAAGACAGGAAAGAATCAGCAAGCTAAACAGTTAATTGAATCGTTTGAGCAAAGAATTGCTTTTGTAGAGGATAAAACCAGCAAACTAACTGCTCCCCGCAAAGTTTATTGCATGGAATGGATCGATCCGCCGTTTGCTGCCGGCCACTGGATTTCCGAAATGGTATCGATTGCCGGCGGCAGAGAAGAGTTGGCCGTTAAGGGAAAGCCATCCGTGCAAATTGAGTGGCAAGATGTGGTTGATTACGCCCCGGAGATTCTTGTTTTCATGCCCTGCGGGTTTGGTTTAGAAAAATCGATTGCAGAAGCAAAGCAGGTTCAAAGTTGGCCGGGCTGGTCAGATCTCCCTGCTGTGCAAAAAGATCAAGTTTATGCGGTAGACGGCTCCTCATTTTTTAACCGGCCGGGTCCAAGGCTAGTCGATGGCCTCGAAATTCTTGCTCAAATACTCAATCCGGAGATTTTTTCTTCTATTTCACAGCAGCAAAATTACCAAAAAATACCTTTCGCCTGA